From Actinopolyspora lacussalsi, a single genomic window includes:
- a CDS encoding 16S rRNA (cytidine1402-2'-O)-methyltransferase (product_source=KO:K07056; cath_funfam=3.40.1010.10; cog=COG0313; ko=KO:K07056; pfam=PF00590; superfamily=53790; tigrfam=TIGR00096) has protein sequence MTDESGSGTLLLAATPLGDARDASPRLTEALATADVVAAEDTRRVRALAGSLRVAPSGRVLSYYDAVEESRQSTLLEALRGGSTVLLVTDAGMPSVSDPGYRLVAACASEGLPVTCLPGPSAVTTALALSGLPSDRFCFEGFPPRKSGPRRRWLAGLVAEQRTAVFFEAPHRIADTLDDAVTVLGSRRRAAVCRELTKTYEQVRRGELGELAEWAREGVRGEITVVLAGAETAAPEDPAELVAQVEQRAATGMRLKDAVAEIAEMGGVRKKDLYDAVLAARG, from the coding sequence GCACATTGTTGCTGGCGGCCACCCCACTCGGCGACGCGCGCGACGCCTCGCCGAGGCTGACCGAGGCGTTGGCCACGGCCGACGTCGTCGCCGCCGAGGACACCAGGCGGGTCCGTGCGCTGGCCGGTTCGCTGCGAGTGGCTCCATCCGGGCGGGTGCTGAGCTATTACGACGCGGTGGAGGAGAGCAGGCAGTCCACGCTGCTGGAGGCGCTGCGCGGTGGTTCGACCGTGTTGTTGGTCACCGACGCGGGGATGCCCAGCGTCTCCGATCCCGGTTACCGCCTGGTCGCGGCGTGCGCGTCGGAGGGCCTGCCCGTGACCTGTCTGCCCGGCCCCAGCGCGGTGACCACCGCGTTGGCGCTGTCCGGGCTCCCCAGCGACCGGTTCTGCTTCGAGGGATTCCCACCGCGCAAGTCCGGGCCGCGCAGACGCTGGCTGGCCGGTCTGGTGGCCGAGCAGCGCACCGCCGTGTTCTTCGAGGCACCGCATCGCATAGCCGACACGCTCGACGACGCGGTGACCGTGCTCGGCTCACGGCGACGTGCCGCGGTGTGCCGGGAGCTGACCAAGACCTACGAACAGGTTCGTCGTGGTGAGCTGGGCGAACTCGCCGAGTGGGCACGGGAGGGCGTGCGCGGCGAGATCACCGTGGTGCTCGCCGGAGCGGAAACCGCGGCACCGGAGGACCCCGCGGAACTCGTGGCCCAGGTCGAACAGCGTGCGGCCACCGGGATGCGACTCAAGGACGCGGTGGCCGAGATAGCCGAGATGGGCGGAGTGCGCAAGAAGGACCTCTACGACGCGGTGCTGGCGGCACGCGGCTGA